The nucleotide sequence TTCCACCAATTAAGTGACACTATTAGATGAGAAATAGGCTGTATGCCCACGGACTATGTTTTGCCCTCGACCCTGTTTTTAACCCTCTTGCTTTTAATGGGTCTGGTTTTCTTTCTACGGGCCTCAACAAAGAACCGGACTGAAGTCAAACGCCTGCCTGCTCCTGGGGAACCTGCCTCTCTGTTGACTCAAATTCAAAACCATCTGACAGGACGAGCCTATCGGATTATTGCGGTTAGTCCTGAACAAGAGCAGATTACTTTTGAGGGGTTGGTGAGTGCCAGTCTGGGGTTAGCCATTTTTCTCACCCTGTTGGCAGCCCTTGGCTTGGGGAGTCTAGGCCTGGTTTTAGGAATGGTTTGGCCACCGTTACAGGGCTGGGGCCTGGGCCTGGTCATTTTTGCACCTCTGGCAACTATTTTTTATTGGCGCGGTGCGCAACGTTTGGAAACTGTGACTGTCCAACTGGAACGCCCCCAGAGTGAACCCGGCCCGACAGCGATTACAATTACTGCCCATCGGGATGAACTCCTTGCCCTTGAGGCGGCCTTAAATCCTAAAGATTAGTTTGGCCGGGGCCTATTAATTCGCCAGGCCCAGTGAAGTTCAGGTGTTGCGGACTTGTTGAGACCAAACTCGGGTCGGTAAACCCCAAACATAGATGAAGCCCTCGGCCGCTTTGTGATCAAATTGATCGTCCGCACCATAGGTGGCCAAGTCTGGAGTATAGAGTGAATAATCAGATTTACGCCCCACAGTCGTGGCCTGGCCCTTAAAGAGTTTTATCCGCACAGTTCCGGTGACTCGCGCCTGGGTTTGGGCAATAAAAGCATCCAGAGCTTGCTTGAGGGGACTGTACCAGAGGCCGTTATAAACCAGGCGGCTATAGGTTTCCTCCAGGCCCCGTTTATACTGACTAACATCTGCGGTAAGGGTCAAGCTTTCCAAATCCCGGTGGGCAGCAATTAAAACCAGCAAAGCCGGAGCTTCATAAATTTCCCGAGACTTAATACCGACTAAGCGGTTTTCGATCATGTCAATCCGCCCAACTCCATGAATCCCAGCCCGCTCATTGAGTAATTCCACCAAGCGAACGGGGTCATAACGGGTGTCATTAATGGAAACAGGTATCCCCTGTTCAAAGCCAATTTCTAGATATTCGGGAGAATTTGGGGTGTTGTCCACGGCCTGGGTGAGGAGATAGATCTCTTCCAATGGCTCTGTCCAGGGATCTTCTAAGGGGCCGGCTTCAATACTCCGGCCGAGCAAGTTGCGGTCAATGCTATAGGGAGATTTTTTCTTGACTGGAGAAGGAATGCCATATTGTTCCCCATAGGCAATGGTTTCTTCCCGACTCA is from Synechococcus sp. PCC 6312 and encodes:
- a CDS encoding argininosuccinate synthase; amino-acid sequence: MGRAKKVVLAYSGGVDTSVCIPYLKHEWGVEEVITLAADLGQGDELEPVRKKALDSGAAQSLVINAQDSFIRNYAFPSIQANALYENRYPLSTALARPLIAKLLVDAAADYGADAVAHGCTGKGNDQVRFDVSIAALNPDLKVLAPAREWGMSREETIAYGEQYGIPSPVKKKSPYSIDRNLLGRSIEAGPLEDPWTEPLEEIYLLTQAVDNTPNSPEYLEIGFEQGIPVSINDTRYDPVRLVELLNERAGIHGVGRIDMIENRLVGIKSREIYEAPALLVLIAAHRDLESLTLTADVSQYKRGLEETYSRLVYNGLWYSPLKQALDAFIAQTQARVTGTVRIKLFKGQATTVGRKSDYSLYTPDLATYGADDQFDHKAAEGFIYVWGLPTRVWSQQVRNT
- a CDS encoding cofactor assembly of complex C subunit B → MPTDYVLPSTLFLTLLLLMGLVFFLRASTKNRTEVKRLPAPGEPASLLTQIQNHLTGRAYRIIAVSPEQEQITFEGLVSASLGLAIFLTLLAALGLGSLGLVLGMVWPPLQGWGLGLVIFAPLATIFYWRGAQRLETVTVQLERPQSEPGPTAITITAHRDELLALEAALNPKD